From Apium graveolens cultivar Ventura chromosome 9, ASM990537v1, whole genome shotgun sequence, the proteins below share one genomic window:
- the LOC141685159 gene encoding uncharacterized protein LOC141685159, producing the protein MQSLSSLFSHSPSLNATNCSSSSESNNSIGRFLLRDAFIKDDADQLVYTNSQQHCDDNDNNEDEFEFAFASVLSPVPADQIFCNGQIRPFYPHFKLEKKSVVSCMVPRAARLPLRKLLVEERELEASCSSSVTDEMEGVEARTYCIWDSKTTDDSPELCNNSIRRRKKLRDFLRKSNSSGNNSFAFLKFS; encoded by the coding sequence ATGCAGTCTTTAAGCTCCCTCTTCTCCCATTCTCCGAGTTTAAACGCTACTAATTGCTCTTCCTCTTCCGAAAGTAACAACTCAATCGGTAGATTCCTGCTTCGAGATGCATTTATCAAGGACGACGCTGATCAATTAGTCTACACCAATAGTCAACAACATTGCGATGACAACGACAACAATGAAGATGAATTCGAATTTGCTTTTGCATCCGTTCTATCTCCAGTCCCGGCTGACCAAATATTTTGCAACGGGCAGATCCGACCGTTTTATCCACATTTTAAACTCGAGAAAAAATCGGTAGTGTCTTGCATGGTACCTAGGGCAGCTCGGCTACCGCTGAGGAAGCTGTTGGTGGAAGAACGAGAGCTAGAAGCTTCGTGTTCTTCCTCTGTAACCGACGAGATGGAAGGTGTAGAAGCGAGAACTTATTGCATTTGGGACTCCAAGACCACTGATGATTCTCCAGAGCTATGTAACAACAGCATAAGGAGGCGGAAGAAGTTAAGGGATTTTTTACGAAAAAGCAACAGCAGCGGAAACAACAGTTTtgcatttttaaaattttcatag
- the LOC141685160 gene encoding uncharacterized protein LOC141685160 gives MHFEGNAGVWFRYYQSGRVSLNWKAFINDVVVRFENSENRDVLDLFNKLRQDGTVMEYEDKFEELRSMIVVKHQGFSEEYFVSSFVSGLKDHIKGAIRMFRPQTLSDEVFLAKQEESRHTKGYATGYSKTNVLRNQPTSSNATRTFTFQKPTISSGGKDGYQNKARSILSSKEILERREKGQCFHCDDKYHPGQNCKARLYLLTGEEHELSEGWEEEDTNDALSTGREGEDPGEISLNALVGNNSGGTLRFQGIIRGKKVSILIDSGSTHSFVDVGIVKTLGLTAEMVSPLLVTVADVSRQIPERGKWISLQGDAKEGQLQTITGKQLSKIFKASKRLAEGYLCMVTVVPTTPIQENQGQEQLQPQLQQMIDKFSTVFTEPSGLPPSRPQNHKIPLLQGSEPVNQRGYRVPFIQKTEIERQVKEMLNNGIIQESTSPFASPIILVKKKDGSWRMCVDYRRLNNITIKNKYPIPIIDELLDELRGASWFTKLDLRPGYHQVRVATEDVFKIAFRTHQGLYEFKVMPFGLTNAPATFQALMNSVFQEQIRKTMLVFFDDILVYSKSLEEHVYHLHIVLQKMVNNSLFAKRSKCQFGRATLEYLGHIISA, from the exons ATGCATTTCGAAGGTAATGCTGGTGTCTGGTTCAGATATTATCAGTCGGGTAGGGTGAGTTTGAACTGGAAGGCTTTCATAAATGATGTAGTAGTGAGATTTGAAAATTCGGAAAATAGGGATGTACTGGATTTGTTTAACAAACTGAGGCAGGATGGTACTGTAATGGAGTATGAAGACAAGTTTGAGGAATTGAGATCCATGATAGTGGTGAAGCATCAAGGATTCAGTGAAGAATACTTTGTTTCGAGTTTTGTTAGTGGACTTAAAGACCATATTAAAGGGGCAATCAGAATGTTCAGGCCACAAACCCTTAGTGATGAAGTTTTCTTGGCAAAGCAAGAGGAGTCCAGACACACCAAGGGCTATGCCACGGGTTACAGTAAAACTAATGTACTCAGAAACCAGCCAACCTCTAGTAATGCCACCAGAACATTCACTTTCCAGAAACCGACAATCAGCAGTGGTGGAAAGGATGGCTACCAGAATAAAGCAAGATCTATCCTCAGCAGTAAAGAAATTTTAGAAAGGAGGGAGAAGGGGCAATGCTTTCATTGCGATGATAAGTACCATCCAGGCCAAAACTGTAAGGCTAGATTGTACTTATTGACTGGCGAGGAACATGAATTGTCCGAAGGATGGGAGGAAGAAGATACCAATGACGCATTGAGTACAGGGCGTGAAGGAGAAGATCCAGGGGAAATTTCACTCAATGCTTTGGTGGGAAATAATTCTGGGGGTACTCTAAGATTTCAAGGCATTATTAGAGGAAAGAAAGTCAGTATACTAATAGACAGTGGGTCAACCCATAGTTTTGTAGATGTTGGGATTGTGAAAACACTAGGGCTAACTGCGGAAATGGTCTCTCCCCTGCTAGTAACTGTTGCAGATG TTTCTCGTCAAATTCCAGAAAGAGGGAAATGGATAAGTTTACAGGGTGATGCCAAGGAGGGCCAACTACAGACTATTACAGGAAAACAACTGAGTAAAATATTCAAAGCTTCTAAGAGACTGGCTGAGGGGTATCTGTGCATGGTTACTGTTGTACCAACTACACCTATTCAGGAGAATCAAGGCCAAGAACAACTTCAGCCCCAGCTGCAACAAATGATTGATAAGTTCAGTACGGTATTTACAGAGCCATCGGGTCTTCCACCATCAAGACCACAAAACCACAAAATTCCCTTGTTACAGGGCAGTGAACCTGTGAATCAAAGGGGATATAGAGTGCCATTCATACAAAAAACGGAGATAGAGAGGCAAGTGAAAGAAATGCTAAATAATGGAATTATACAAGAGAGTACTAGCCCCTTTGCGTCACCTATAATTCTggtaaagaagaaagacgggagtTGGCGAATGTGTGTGGATTATAGACGGCTCAACAACATTACCATAAAAAATAAATACCCCATTCCAATCATTGATGAGTTGCTAGACGAGTTAAGAGGAGCCTCGTGGTTCACAAAATTGGATTTACGGCCGGGATATCATCAAGTGAGGGTGGCAACTGAAGATGTGTTTAAAATAGCTTTTCGAACCCATCAAGGGTTGTATGAATTCAAGGTAATGCCATTTGGGCTTACCAATGCTCCGGCAACGTTTCAAGCTCTTATGAATTCCGTGTTTCAAGAGCAAATCAGAAAAACTATGTTGGTGTTTTTTGACGACATTCTAGTGTATAGCAAGTCATTGGAAGAGCATGTGTATCACTTGCATATCGTACTCCAGAAAATGGTCAATAACAGCTTGTTTGCCAAGCGAAGCAAGTGTCAATTTGGTCGAGCTACACTAGAGTACCTGGGTCACATTATCTCTGCATAA